A window of Vidua macroura isolate BioBank_ID:100142 chromosome 4, ASM2450914v1, whole genome shotgun sequence genomic DNA:
ATAAATTGgagataaacagaaaaaacGTACCATTTTAGGACTTTCTGAAAAACTTTGGTTTATGAATATAAATCCAAAGGGATACCCCATGGTTCTAAATGTACCTGATTAACCAACACTTTTTAAAGCTATCAGGTGACATTGTCTAAATACttactttctccttttctgatCCATTCCATAACTTGTTCTGGGGCAACTACCACTTCTTCAATCAGATCTTCTACATATGTATTCCTCtataaaataaacacagtaaTAAATTTTACTGAACTCCAAAACACACTTCAGTACATAAAGTAAACATTATCAGCAATTATTATGGTATTTATTCAACAGCTGAATGTCTTTTTACTCTAAACACAAGGGATGGGTAAAGTTTAGACTTTGACCAAAATTGTCAAAGGCAATTGTTGCCTAAGGGCACAAGAATCAAACAATAGATTTAGAACGTTTCCTAAAAACAGAAGGGCTATGTGAAATATCCTTCTTGGCATTTTCTGAGGGATTTTAGGAGTCTATTTCTCAGTAACTCTTATAAGGACATAGTCATACAGCTGGtaaatttcccttcttcctaTGTTCCAAAACCATGACCACTTAAGggaaccaaaggaaaaaaaacacaccaaaacccaaactaaCAATTTTTATCATTTCCTACAAAACTTCATATAAAGAAACTAAAGATGGTGTTaatacagatttctttttctatagTGATCATCTTACCAATAGTTCTAGTCTCATGGTTATTCTATGATCACAGTAGAAGCAAAGTGTATCTACTTGGTAGATGATATGAAGATGATATTAAAGTAACTCTGTATATCTGTCAGAAATTGTAACACATGGAGCTTAACAATATGTTTGTAAGAGTGTCACTAGCTAAACAATTCTTGAGTCTTTGCTGTTCAAATATACCATCCTGGAAACCCTGAGGATTAAGTCTACTTTTATAAAGATGAACTAGCAATAGCAAGCCCAAAGTCACTGTTGTTATTCAACTACATCAAGTGTCCTTCTGCTAATGCTGAAGATACAACTACACAGTTTGTAactttttccagaaatgtttCCCACTGGCTGCTTCTGAAGGCATTTTTTCCCAACTTCTTTTAATCCAAGCAGATACAGTACTTATACATAACATCCACTTACATTAACATCCTCACGAATTCCCAGAGGCTTCTTTTTCCTATTATCACAAAGCAAATCGGTAATTGTTTCATTGTAGATTTCCATGTAAGAAACCCTTAGCAGGAATTCTCTATCTGGAATCTAatgttgaaaggaaaaaaaaaaatcaaacaaaaaccagacTAACTGATGAACATCTTTTAATACAAGTATTcttaaattagaaataaaggTTTGGATATTGTTCCAcagatttctttcccttcatcCGTGCTGTACAATATATCTAACAATCCAACAATACAGAATAATTCTTCTTCTATCCCACCTCCTTCCAGCTGCATTAATGGTATACCACTTCTAAGAGGTTATAAAATTAAGGTAACTGTCCAACAGAAGCATGACAATAGTTCTCCTACTTAAATGCCATTTCCATAACCAATTGCTTCCTGCTTAGgctctttcctctctgtgtaCCTTGTCTTCTCTCTTTGCTTGCTTGGATttactttgctgctgctgcttcttcccctGCCTCCTTGGCAGAGAATGTTGGGGTGAGGAAAGGCTGCACAATGGACTCAGGgaaaattttcttgcttttgtttaCTTCTATAAACCATCTAAGGGCACTCTGCACCTCCTTAAAGGAGCAGTGACCATTTCACTTCACTGGTAACAACTACCTGAAACCCTCAAGGCAGAAGCAAACACTCTGCAAATCATGTTTTGGAAATCACTGTTTTAACGTACGCTTTCTCCTTACTTTTATTAATATTGAGCAATTAGCAATTCTTTGTAAGCCTAAGATAAGTACATGTAGTGTCATATTCttcccactaaaaaaaaaaatctttacttgTTAATTTTTTAGACTTTTAAAGTGGCAGAATAAACACAACTTTGCATTATCTTATATATCACATTAATAAATGAGtatctatttttatttgtaatcaGTTTAACATATTAGGAAGTTAAGAACCCTCCTCAGTTTTGCTCTGATTTGATTTCAACTACTAGAGTGCCATTAGCTTTTTGTTTGAAACACTCATCTTTGCCAGGCTGGCAAAATAACTGCAACATATAGTCCAATATAAGTTGATTTCCTTCATAAGCCTCTTGCTactaaaattaacttttatgTAACCAGCAAAAATATTACTAGTCCTTTCAGTCACTTCAATTTAATAGAATTGCTCACctcacaaataattttgaacaCATGTTGAATTGCCTTAGGGATAATGCCCACGGAATCTTCATTCCCCATCATTGTGTAAGTCTTCCCTGAAGCAGTCTGTCCATAAGCAAAAATTGTGCCTAGAAAGATGGTTAAGTTTTACCAACTATCTCTGAAATACATTCCAAAAgttttttaaacacagttttAAAGCTTACCATTATAGCCTCGTACAGCTGACTGTATAATTGGAACAGCCACACCATCATACAACTGCTGAGTGTTGTCACTTGAGTGAAAGACACGAtcttaaaacaaacaacaacagcaacaaaaaaaagcgCATGTGAATCCACTCTACTGCAAGTCAAAACAAGCTGTCATTTAGTATTGCAGATTCCAAATCCAGTAAATTTGGATAATCATCTGCAGGTTAACTCCAATATAAACATCATTGTAGCACCACTAATACaagctttaaaatttttgttttaaaataaatattaaacacaaaattaaGACAGACACAATGCACAGATGATagacaagttaaaaaaaaaaaaaacaacaaactaagAATGATGAACACAGTTAAATAGTCATCCCATTTAATCCTAAAAGGTTTTGGCTAATTTATCTACAAGGATGGTAAGCCTGACAAGACAGGTTCATTGCTAAACTCCTAGACTGGTGCATGCTTTTACTGAATCTGtattttgggaaaatatttgtaGTGGCTCATATTAACAAGTAGAGTGAAGCAGTAAGAAAAGACTCAAAGGGAGCTACTTAGTTATGAGGATCCAACATTCACAATAGTTACTTTTGGGACTGTGTTCTCCCATACCCTTCTCCCTAAATGCTCTGGACTAGCCCTTGTTTAGTCCATTTACAACTGGATTTCAGATCAAAAAAATGCGTTCCAAAGCCACTACGGCATGAACCAGAACAGAGAAAGTAACGTCCATTAGGAAGCTGACCTCAAAAGCACATCCCAGTACTGCCTACACCAGAAATCCTGTGTGCCCCTATGACACTCCTTCGCAATTAGGAAGCTGGGGGGACATTTCAAGAAGCTCAGGGCATTCACCACAGTCGACACGTTCAAGACTACAGTAGCAAAGCTCCACGTAAGCATCTAAGTAAAGAAACTGCTTTCACATTCTTACCGTAACTAAATACTTTGGTACCACTCACGTCGGAAACAGTATTATTCTCACTTCTCCAGTGCAGGGACACTTTATCTCCTGAGGCATTTTCTCTAAAAGAAGAGACACTGTGTTACCTTTATTGGGCGAGGATTCTGCTCCCAAAACGCGGGCCCCTTACCGCGaccccctctccctctccccagctctCGCCAGCCCCTCGCTCTGGTTCCCTCCATCCgcctccctgccccaggtgcGGGGGCACGGCGGCACCCAGAGGTGCGGAGGGAGCCTCCACGGCCGCCAGCCCGGCGGCTCACCTGGCGATGAGCGGCCGCACACGCACGCACACCGTGACGGCACCCTCGTCCGCCATGCCCGGCcgggacaggaggagagggaccGGGACAAGGGACGGGACTGGAAGCGCAGGGAGCACCCGCCCCAACCGCCGCCCAAGTTTGAACTGCGCCCGCAGCCGCTCCCTATTGGCTCGCGAGGGACGCACGCCGTGCGTGGAGCGCACCACTCGCACGAGCTGGCGGGGAGGTGTGGGGGGCGGCCGAGGGAAGCAGGGTCTGGAGCAGACGGCTGAGCAGCCCCCGAGCTCTCCCGCCACACCTTCCCCCCCGCCTGCCGGCAGCGCCCAGATGGCAGCGGCCAGGGAATGAAACGCTGTCCTCACAGCCGCATCTGCCGCTCTTTGAGACACCCGCAGGCATGGGGACTCCGCCGCTTCCCTGGGCAGGCGTTCCAAGGCTGAGAACCCTTATCCGTTAAGGAGTTTTTCCTAATATGCCATgtgaacctcccctggtgcaacctgaggctgtttcctcttgtcgCTTGTAACTTGGGGTGGAAGAGGCCAACCCCCACCCGGCTACACCCTGCTGTCAGGCACTTGTATACAGGGTTAAGGTCTCCCCcgagcctcctttcctccaggctcaacacccccagctccctcagccgctcctcacagtgctccagacccttccccagctccactgcccttgtCTGCTGCACTGCCCTTGCCTGGATACGCTCGAGCATCCCCATGTCTCTTGCAGcgaggggcccaaaactgagccCGGGATTGGAAGTGCAGCCCAAAACTGAGCCCGGGATTGGAAGTGCAGCCCAAAACTGAGCCCGGGATTGGAAGTGGAAcccaaaactgagcacaggATTGGGGATGCAGCCCCCAGTGCCAATGATGAGCGGTATCACTACCGTGCACTCAGCCCCCAGTACCTCAATAAGCTGCCTATTGACTCTGAATAGTACACTTTTACACATAAGAGCGATACTCtaatgggatttaaaaaaaagtttatttaagtaaaatgtatatatgtattGAAATGAGGGCTAGAAAAACAGTGTGAACATCTTGTGGGTGGTAGTTCTTAGTTCAAAGCAGCATCATTTTAGGAAGCAGACTATGTTTGCTTAgtcaaacaaacacaaaaagccTTCGTGCCAGTGTGAACAGGTTTGAGGGGTGGGGAAGGACAGGAAGacagctgcaaagaaaagccTACAGAAATCAAAAAAGAAGGCACactcaaaaataatttgaggtcagcaaaaaaaagactaaatttttttactaaaaaaacaactaaaaatgactaaaaaagaaaatgctttttatgttcaaacttttaaaacatctgttttattctgtattttaatcaTCTTCcccttcctcatcttcctcttcctcagctgcagctAAGGCTTCTTCCTGTGCAGCCTTgaaagccatttcctcttccaCAGTGGGGTCTACTGTCTCAGTGATTCCTGGCTCACTGGGGAATTCTGCTTCTGCTGGCGGGGGCAGTGCAGGAGTGTGGCTTTCTGGATTGTATTTGTGACCCCAGCCAAAATAGATGTTCTCAAATTTCCTGAGAAAGAGAAGTGAAAGACCACACATTCACCCCCTGACAAAATATTAGCAGACAGACTGTCAGGCATCCTTTCTCTGCTGTACAAGAAGTCTGTGGTCCAGATATCCTGTAGCAGAAGAATTTGAAACATGGCACCTCTTTTTAACTGCCCTAATGGTTGTTAATGCATCTTCTATTTAAAATGATGAAGTGTTactgcactgcactgcagtACAGTGTAGGGGAATGACAGTGTACTGGAAATATACATGGAGGTAATAACCACGTGTAGTGGAAACAAACGAACattagaaccacagaatatgGCTGGTTTTGTAAAAAGTCCCACAAACACAAGAATATGTGTTTTAAATCAAGGACTGTGCTCAAATGCTAACTCAGCGTTTACATCCATTAACTTTATGCCAGCCTTTCCAATGATTATTTGTTTTCAGTCTTAAATACCTATTTACTGTTGCTGTGCACATTTAAGTGGCCTTCTCCATCAGTCTCTGGAATAGCTGGAATTCAGACAATGAATTAATAATAAAGTAACTCTGCCTGCATTTGAGAGGCACCTGTGTGTAGCACATACAGTCAGTGTTGTAACCACGTCAGGTTACAACTCTCACCTGCCAGATGCAAAGGCATAAGCTCCAGGCCATCGGTTAGACTGCAGGATTGCAACAGAATATTCCGGAATCAGGTTTGTAGAAGCCTGAGCCGTCCATGCAGGGATGTTGTTCATGCCTGGAGACAGCAAAACACACACTGTCTATGAATAAATGGACTTGACAAGCCTCTACAAAATACTTAAGACTGAGCTACAAGACTTGCACAGAATTCAAGCAAGGGTTATGTTAAGTTGCACGACAGAAAGTCAGAAACAGTAAGTGCAGGCACTCTTTTTCCCACAGGTGGTGGCACAGGAATGCTGATAGACCCCCCACATACAGAAAAAATTCAGTAGCATTCACCCCTGGGTCTTTTGTCAAGGACTTTTTATCACTTACAGATAAATTGTATAGCTATATTTCACCTTGATTAAAGAATGGAGagtagaaaaataatcaaatattgATGTAATCTAATATTCAGGCTCCCTTATTCCCATGATTTGCTGCAGTGATATGCTAAAAGATCTAAATTCTTATACAAGTAATGTATATCCGTGCATGTGTGTACATATTAATTATTCTATTTACTTACacataaacacacatttttcttttttcctaaaaagatGAGATAAAAATAGCTGAATGTATTTCATGTAGCAAGCTGTTTTGAACTTGCAATAACATGATAAGTCtaagttattttttccttttaatctcAACAAGATGGTTACCTAGTAAACCTGATGATTTCAGTTTTAATGTCAATACTATTAACCATTTTGCTTTTGATTGATTTTGTAAAAGAACGTGTTTACCCTAGAGAGGCAAAGTATATTGCTCCAAGAAGTGTCAGAGTTTTATAACTTCAAATATTTACTGCTAAATGACAACATTCCTAGTGACTCTCTATCAAAAACTTCATATTCCATGAAGAATACCTTCATCTTCAGAGATTAGAGTAAGAAGGGGTTGTCCTCTTTCTTCCTGttgctcttcttcctcctcctcttcctcctcttcatcttcttcattttcctctgatttttgaGCAAGATTAATCCAAACACAGCGACCCTATAATTGATGTGGAAAAGTTATAAATACATGTAACAATCATTGAAAGAATGCAAGTTAAAACTAGTTAAAACAATTGGCTCAGAGACATACACAGTTAAGggataggaagaagaaaaatatgtattccATAACTGGAATATTGTTAACAAAATACTATTGCCAACATCCTCTTGGCAGAATGTTCCCCTCATTCCTCCCCTCACTCATTCCTGCTTACTGTTTGAGAATAACCTTATACCTCTGTTATCagctttttgtcattttataTTCTTCAGTGCCTGGCCAGTTTAGTTTATATCCTTGCTAGATTACTAGCTACTGCAAACTATGGACTTActcattctttttaaaatctgcattGTTATTTGGCTACCAGTCAGAGGAACATAACAGAATGTTCTTAAGTTTCTAATGcatactaattttattttttacaactATTGTTTTGCTGGTAGTAAGTTTAAACCTTATTTCCTATCATTTGCTGTTATTTTACACTAGCATTCTTGAATTGGTAGACTCGCCATGAAGTCATCCAgcaataaaaaccaaattaGTAGTACCTCTTCCTAGCACTAGTCTAATAGAAcatgttttaaagttttttttcatgtgaatgtttcacagcagaaagtataaaacaaaaaattaaccACAAGAAAACACCACCTAAGTTCCATTCAGCATACAACCATAAGCTATCTGCTTTTTAGCATACTACtcaagaaaagagaattttaaacaCTTCTGTCAAATAAggatttcaaagcagaaaacctAATACAGAAGAttgcaagaaattattttatctctCAGGGCCTAACTCCATACTGTTATTTAAAGACAAGTTTCAATCTCAAGAACACATCACTGGAAAAAATACTAAACCTAGAGGGTTcctaaatttataaatatatataaaatagatgGTATATGTAAATACATGCAAGATATTTATGTATTATAtaacatataaaaatacatgttttatgTGTAACATATTTTGATAATACACATGATATAAAACCTATTTCCTATATAAAAATCTTTCAATCCAATACCATTTCCAGTGAATAGTTTGCATGTGCAGGTGAGGAGTGTTACTCACATTCTGTAACCCTACAAGCACTGCAGTGTGAGTGGCATCCAAGGCCCATGTGAGCTATGCTGGCACACACCTGCTTTAGAATTTCCTTGACGTGGTGTGCCCACGTGGCGAGGGACTCCACCATTTCAACCACAGGAGGAGGCTCAAACTCAGGGTTTTCTTCATATATatctgctccttcttcttcttcttcttcttcgtCCTCTGGAAACTGGTAAAATCCAGTGGGAGAGACATGGGTTCCTGCTGAGATTCGAGCTATCTGTGCACGCAGGTAATTGGCCTCATTtccaggaaaaggagggaagctCACAACAGGAGCATCCAAGCGACCAGTGAAGAACTTCTTGATTTGCCTGGCACAGACAATCTGGGCTGGTGTCACTGGAGGCAACTTCACCCAGGGTTTGCCTGGCTCGTTACAGACAAAGTAGACATATTTATTAGTCCCAGTCCCATTTGCTTCTTTTGGGATATCAGGTGGGGGTTTATAGGTGGACTTTGGTGGTtcaggttctttttctttctgctcatCTTCTTCTTCAGCCTGACCTATCTCTTTCTGTCCTTCTGCAAtaatttcctctccttcctctcctatttcctcctcctcctcttccccttcccgTAACTGTACTTCAGCTATAATATAGTTCATTTCCAGGCCCAAAATTTTGCCCCAGAAGCGACAAGTCTGGATTGGCTGAACATTATTTAGGTTTTTAAGGGCAAGGAATATGTAATAGGATTCATCTTTGCTCAGGCCAATTCCAGCCTGTTCAAAATAAAAGGCTGTTTCCATCACATTTGGTAGAGAGGgctttccctaggaaagaagATTCAGAATTAGAACTAAACAATAGGATAATTATCTATTTTAAGAGTTGAACATGTTATCTCTTGAACATTATACTTCACTTTCCTATAGTGCCACTTATTATCTCAAAGTGCTTCACAGACATTCATTCACTACTTCTTTTActataatttagaaaaattagAAGTCTTTTAGTGGTAAAGAAGAGAAGACTTCTTTTAGTGGTAAAGAAGTCTTTAGTGGTAAAGAGCAGCTCTTAGACCacagattttcaaaattcaaactTGTAATTACTGCAAAATAAGGGAAGTCAGCATTCTTACACAAGACCTACAAGGGATTCAGTGCTAGGGCATGTCAGCTAAGAGGCCTTGATGCCTGCAAACAGTGACACTGTGTTGCCTTGTGTTGTAGATAATACAGATTTTACATATTTAGGCACCAGACCAACATCATTTCTCTGGGGTGAATGTTGTTTGGCATACAGCTGcctgcagtttttaaaatattgcccTCTGTTCTTATCAAAGTCCATTGTAAGACTTCATCTGGCTTCAGTGGAAGCAGAATTAGGTCAATAATTAAGTATTTCCAGTTGCTCTACCACCCATCTCTCATTTAATGGGGGTCAGGTGATCATATAACACAGACAGAGTTATTAGAAGTTGGACATGACAGAGTTGGGAATTTGGAAGAATTAAGTGCTAATTTCATATGGAATTTCTTTGGATCTGACAGGTTTCTTATATCAAAGCAAGATTGACAGGATtatgaaaaattcagaattccTTTCGGAAATACCCtaccttttttcattttcagcatcCTATACTGTTAATGTAAGATACATAACAGTCTATGGGAAACATGAAAGACTATCTCTTCTGTGGTTGGTATTTGTACTCTGCAATGGTAATACATTTGAATATATACTAGTAAACTTCATATGAAAAGCAATATCTTGTTGAATGATTTCCCTTGGCTATTATAATTCTCATTTATATTCTTATATTTCTCATTATAagaattctcattttttcttgGGTAAAACTGCTTCTGCACATAAGGAACGGAATAATAAAAAGTCCTGTTTTAAGAAGTGGCTTTTCAATTGTATTAGTTCTTCATTAAAActatattttgtttcagttggAGAAGGACAGACTGGAACCACACCAGGAACTGGAAGAATCACAAAATTCTGCATTCTGCTCTTTTACAGTAGCAGTTGTGCACAATTATTGTCAAACTGGTAACAAAAACTATGGTCACTTTAGGTAAAGAAACAACccttttataaaaagaaaataaacttggaTGCAGTATTCCGTGCTGAACTGGCATATGGGAAATGCTATAAACCTTACTTTCTGTTTATCACCTCTAGGACATCCCTGATTAAAACAGCTCAGGATATTAGATTtaccacaggaaaaaat
This region includes:
- the LOC128805929 gene encoding radial spoke head protein 4 homolog A-like — encoded protein: MDQSPGSDPSQEPQSAYPQNAYEGGHGPYQPHEPGYGLDQPGYSPYEDEIPDPQARMLAIKNAKAYLLKTSTKSGLNLYDHFANILTKILDEQPTNAVDIIENISKDVKWAQFRKKMDTLRDEHLIPPTFEAAEKYKALFVKEGGEDEHEELEEEMGKPSLPNVMETAFYFEQAGIGLSKDESYYIFLALKNLNNVQPIQTCRFWGKILGLEMNYIIAEVQLREGEEEEEEIGEEGEEIIAEGQKEIGQAEEEDEQKEKEPEPPKSTYKPPPDIPKEANGTGTNKYVYFVCNEPGKPWVKLPPVTPAQIVCARQIKKFFTGRLDAPVVSFPPFPGNEANYLRAQIARISAGTHVSPTGFYQFPEDEEEEEEEGADIYEENPEFEPPPVVEMVESLATWAHHVKEILKQGRCVWINLAQKSEENEEDEEEEEEEEEEQQEERGQPLLTLISEDEGMNNIPAWTAQASTNLIPEYSVAILQSNRWPGAYAFASGRKFENIYFGWGHKYNPESHTPALPPPAEAEFPSEPGITETVDPTVEEEMAFKAAQEEALAAAEEEEDEEGEDD